A genomic segment from Aegilops tauschii subsp. strangulata cultivar AL8/78 chromosome 1, Aet v6.0, whole genome shotgun sequence encodes:
- the LOC120963105 gene encoding probable F-box protein At1g44080 isoform X2, translating into MGTGDAGGDGAGPGQAAFEEPTQTLMPFAKKLQTHRPQSWSALPSDLAGLVLRRLPSHADRVRFAAVCHHWCFSRQEHCLPPPLPWLAFPDGTLFGLPHGEGAKESFKLPSSANYCMSGGDWLVFSHNGTCFLMDPFSEVTLTLPNISSFCRVDEPAGIINDRHVMDEYMVGLVLHRDTAIFLRKVIRCSEFLVSAIVDIPPLRTVAYCQPGSTSWLVSGLGSIASFIDMMFYEGMLYIIDRSNNLLGINVGEDNDNGKLRVSRIERLLDGAPCGFKYFRGCLSYFDSYLVESHGALLLVRREIFYIRDNDMIGATKPAVGIEFEVSQSDFQSRSWVKVSSVGDDQALFISKGSSRFVDVSRYKLNGNCIYFLDDGSCDWFWKDAPSSCAVYDMRDGNCFFIPLPTVRSKDVKMLAAWLFPQS; encoded by the exons ATGGGCACCGGAGacgccggcggcgacggcgcgggcccaggccaggccgccttcgagGAGCCGACTCAAACTCTG ATGCCGTTTGCCAAGAAGCTGCAGACACACCGTCCACAATCATGGTCAGCCCTGCCATCAGATCTTGCTGGTCTGGTCCTTCGTCGCCTCCCTTCCCATGCCGACCGTGTGCGCTTCGCTGCTGTATGTCACCATTGGTGCTTCTCCAGACAAGAGCATTGCCTGCCCCCACCTTTACCATGGCTTGCATTCCCTGATGGAACCTTGTTCGGCCTTCCCCATGGAGAAGGGGCAAAAGAATCCTTCAAGCTCCCCAGCAGTGCCAACTACTGCATGTCCGGCGGTGACTGGCTTGTCTTCTCACACAATGGCACCTGTTTCCTAATGGACCCCTTCTCCGAGGTCACCTTGACGCTTCCTAACATATCTTCTTTCTGTCGTGTGGATGAGCCTGCTGGAATTATTAATGATCGCCATGTCATGGATGAATATATGGTTGGTCTTGTGCTACACAGGGATACTGCGATATTTCTGCGCAAGGTAATAAGATGCTCGGAATTCCTTGTTTCTGCCATCGTTGACATTCCGCCTCTTCGCACTGTTGCATACTGCCAACCGGGTTCAACCTCATGGCTGGTCAGTGGACTTGGCAGCATAGCGTCGTTCATAGACATGATGTTCTATGAAGGTATGTTGTATATCATTGACAGGTCCAACAACCTTTTGGGAATCAACGTCGGAGAGGACAATGATAACGGAAAGTTAAGGGTATCTCGGATCGAGCGTCTACTCGATGGTGCCCCCTGCGGCTTTAAGTATTTCCGAGGTTGCCTCTCTTACTTCGATTCGTATCTAGTTGAATCTCATGGTGCACTACTGCTAGTACGGAGAGAAATATTTTATATACGTGATAATGACATGATTGGTGCTACCAAGCCTGCAGTAGGGATTGAATTCGAGGTGTCTCAGTCAGACTTCCAGTCCCGAAGTTGGGTGAAGGTGAGCAGTGTTGGGGATGACCAGGCATTGTTCATCAGCAAGGGTTCCTCCAGATTTGTTGACGTGTCTCGGTACAAGCTGAATGGGAATTGCATATACTTCCTGGACGATGGCAGCTGTGACTGGTTCTGGAAGGATGCGCCAAGTTCATGTGCAGTATATGACATGCGGGATGGAAATTGTTTCTTCATACCACTGCCGACAGTACGATCCAAGGACGTCAAAATGCTAGCGGCATGGCTTTTCCCTCAGAGCTGA
- the LOC120963105 gene encoding probable F-box protein At1g44080 isoform X3, with the protein MPFAKKLQTHRPQSWSALPSDLAGLVLRRLPSHADRVRFAAVCHHWCFSRQEHCLPPPLPWLAFPDGTLFGLPHGEGAKESFKLPSSANYCMSGGDWLVFSHNGTCFLMDPFSEVTLTLPNISSFCRVDEPAGIINDRHVMDEYMVGLVLHRDTAIFLRKVIRCSEFLVSAIVDIPPLRTVAYCQPGSTSWLVSGLGSIASFIDMMFYEGMLYIIDRSNNLLGINVGEDNDNGKLRVSRIERLLDGAPCGFKYFRGCLSYFDSYLVESHGALLLVRREIFYIRDNDMIGATKPAVGIEFEVSQSDFQSRSWVKVSSVGDDQALFISKGSSRFVDVSRYKLNGNCIYFLDDGSCDWFWKDAPSSCAVYDMRDGNCFFIPLPTVRSKDVKMLAAWLFPQS; encoded by the coding sequence ATGCCGTTTGCCAAGAAGCTGCAGACACACCGTCCACAATCATGGTCAGCCCTGCCATCAGATCTTGCTGGTCTGGTCCTTCGTCGCCTCCCTTCCCATGCCGACCGTGTGCGCTTCGCTGCTGTATGTCACCATTGGTGCTTCTCCAGACAAGAGCATTGCCTGCCCCCACCTTTACCATGGCTTGCATTCCCTGATGGAACCTTGTTCGGCCTTCCCCATGGAGAAGGGGCAAAAGAATCCTTCAAGCTCCCCAGCAGTGCCAACTACTGCATGTCCGGCGGTGACTGGCTTGTCTTCTCACACAATGGCACCTGTTTCCTAATGGACCCCTTCTCCGAGGTCACCTTGACGCTTCCTAACATATCTTCTTTCTGTCGTGTGGATGAGCCTGCTGGAATTATTAATGATCGCCATGTCATGGATGAATATATGGTTGGTCTTGTGCTACACAGGGATACTGCGATATTTCTGCGCAAGGTAATAAGATGCTCGGAATTCCTTGTTTCTGCCATCGTTGACATTCCGCCTCTTCGCACTGTTGCATACTGCCAACCGGGTTCAACCTCATGGCTGGTCAGTGGACTTGGCAGCATAGCGTCGTTCATAGACATGATGTTCTATGAAGGTATGTTGTATATCATTGACAGGTCCAACAACCTTTTGGGAATCAACGTCGGAGAGGACAATGATAACGGAAAGTTAAGGGTATCTCGGATCGAGCGTCTACTCGATGGTGCCCCCTGCGGCTTTAAGTATTTCCGAGGTTGCCTCTCTTACTTCGATTCGTATCTAGTTGAATCTCATGGTGCACTACTGCTAGTACGGAGAGAAATATTTTATATACGTGATAATGACATGATTGGTGCTACCAAGCCTGCAGTAGGGATTGAATTCGAGGTGTCTCAGTCAGACTTCCAGTCCCGAAGTTGGGTGAAGGTGAGCAGTGTTGGGGATGACCAGGCATTGTTCATCAGCAAGGGTTCCTCCAGATTTGTTGACGTGTCTCGGTACAAGCTGAATGGGAATTGCATATACTTCCTGGACGATGGCAGCTGTGACTGGTTCTGGAAGGATGCGCCAAGTTCATGTGCAGTATATGACATGCGGGATGGAAATTGTTTCTTCATACCACTGCCGACAGTACGATCCAAGGACGTCAAAATGCTAGCGGCATGGCTTTTCCCTCAGAGCTGA
- the LOC120963105 gene encoding probable F-box protein At1g44080 isoform X1 — MGTGDAGGDGAGPGQAAFEEPTQTLQMPFAKKLQTHRPQSWSALPSDLAGLVLRRLPSHADRVRFAAVCHHWCFSRQEHCLPPPLPWLAFPDGTLFGLPHGEGAKESFKLPSSANYCMSGGDWLVFSHNGTCFLMDPFSEVTLTLPNISSFCRVDEPAGIINDRHVMDEYMVGLVLHRDTAIFLRKVIRCSEFLVSAIVDIPPLRTVAYCQPGSTSWLVSGLGSIASFIDMMFYEGMLYIIDRSNNLLGINVGEDNDNGKLRVSRIERLLDGAPCGFKYFRGCLSYFDSYLVESHGALLLVRREIFYIRDNDMIGATKPAVGIEFEVSQSDFQSRSWVKVSSVGDDQALFISKGSSRFVDVSRYKLNGNCIYFLDDGSCDWFWKDAPSSCAVYDMRDGNCFFIPLPTVRSKDVKMLAAWLFPQS; from the exons ATGGGCACCGGAGacgccggcggcgacggcgcgggcccaggccaggccgccttcgagGAGCCGACTCAAACTCTG CAGATGCCGTTTGCCAAGAAGCTGCAGACACACCGTCCACAATCATGGTCAGCCCTGCCATCAGATCTTGCTGGTCTGGTCCTTCGTCGCCTCCCTTCCCATGCCGACCGTGTGCGCTTCGCTGCTGTATGTCACCATTGGTGCTTCTCCAGACAAGAGCATTGCCTGCCCCCACCTTTACCATGGCTTGCATTCCCTGATGGAACCTTGTTCGGCCTTCCCCATGGAGAAGGGGCAAAAGAATCCTTCAAGCTCCCCAGCAGTGCCAACTACTGCATGTCCGGCGGTGACTGGCTTGTCTTCTCACACAATGGCACCTGTTTCCTAATGGACCCCTTCTCCGAGGTCACCTTGACGCTTCCTAACATATCTTCTTTCTGTCGTGTGGATGAGCCTGCTGGAATTATTAATGATCGCCATGTCATGGATGAATATATGGTTGGTCTTGTGCTACACAGGGATACTGCGATATTTCTGCGCAAGGTAATAAGATGCTCGGAATTCCTTGTTTCTGCCATCGTTGACATTCCGCCTCTTCGCACTGTTGCATACTGCCAACCGGGTTCAACCTCATGGCTGGTCAGTGGACTTGGCAGCATAGCGTCGTTCATAGACATGATGTTCTATGAAGGTATGTTGTATATCATTGACAGGTCCAACAACCTTTTGGGAATCAACGTCGGAGAGGACAATGATAACGGAAAGTTAAGGGTATCTCGGATCGAGCGTCTACTCGATGGTGCCCCCTGCGGCTTTAAGTATTTCCGAGGTTGCCTCTCTTACTTCGATTCGTATCTAGTTGAATCTCATGGTGCACTACTGCTAGTACGGAGAGAAATATTTTATATACGTGATAATGACATGATTGGTGCTACCAAGCCTGCAGTAGGGATTGAATTCGAGGTGTCTCAGTCAGACTTCCAGTCCCGAAGTTGGGTGAAGGTGAGCAGTGTTGGGGATGACCAGGCATTGTTCATCAGCAAGGGTTCCTCCAGATTTGTTGACGTGTCTCGGTACAAGCTGAATGGGAATTGCATATACTTCCTGGACGATGGCAGCTGTGACTGGTTCTGGAAGGATGCGCCAAGTTCATGTGCAGTATATGACATGCGGGATGGAAATTGTTTCTTCATACCACTGCCGACAGTACGATCCAAGGACGTCAAAATGCTAGCGGCATGGCTTTTCCCTCAGAGCTGA